Sequence from the candidate division KSB1 bacterium genome:
AAATCAGTAATTTCAAAGGTCTTGTTCGCCAACACTTGCGCCCTGCTTTGCCATTCATCTTCGCCTTGAAAGAATTTGGGAAACTCTTTGACCTGGAGAACGCAGGAGCCGCTCGGCGACACAATTGCCTCGCAGTCGTCTTCGAGAAGCGCGTCGATCAACAGCCGCATGCTCTTTTTCGCTTTTTCCACGTAACCGGTGTTGGTCAACGGCTGACCGCAGCAGGTCTGCTTGGGATTAAAAACAACACGGCATCCGAGCCGTTCGAGAAGCTCGACCGATTTGATTCCAACCCGCGGCAGCACAATGTCTGTTATACATGTGGCAAAGAAGGAAACCTTCATAAAAGAGTCATCCTCTGTTTATACTGCAAATTAGATAATAGTCTGCTGAGATGCAAGCTTGTTGTTGATCCAGATTTCCATTTGCTTTTAGGCGGGAATCTCATAAATTGCCGCAGTCGATCACAGGAGGAGGATATTTGCATGGACCTAAGCCGGTTGAAAAAACTCAATGAAGGCAAAACCAAAATCATTTATGAAAACCCGGACGACGTCAAGAGCGTCTATATGGTTTTCAAGGACGACATCACCGCCGGAGACGGCCTCAAACACGACGTGATCGAAGGCAAGGCCGCCATCGATTGGCGGACGAACAAAAACATTTTTGAATATTTGAACCGCAAAGGGATTCCCACCCATTACCTTTCAAGTCCTGCCGAACGCGTCAGCCTGGTGCGCAAACTCGATTTCAAAATCAATCTCGAGGTCGTCACGCGCCGCATCGCTGCCGGTTCGATCGTCAAATGGAGCCGCTATGCCGAAGGCACCCGCTTCGATCCGGTCATCACCCAATTCCATTACAAGGACGATGCTCTGCATGACCCTATGCTGGATGAAGGGTATATCGACTTTATCATCCGCAGCAAAGGCTCCATGGAATTCGACGAGATGCGGCGGTTGAACGCCGCGGTTTTTGAGCTGCTCGAAAAAGCGTTTGCTCATTTCAAGCTGCAGCTTGTGGACTTTAAACTGGAATACGGTCTCATTGACGGCCGTGTGACGCTTATCGACGAAATTACCGGCGGTTCCTTCCGTCTTTGGCCGTACGCCAAAGAGAATCCCAATCTGCAGCAGCCGAACGTGCTGTCCGAATTGGACCCGAGCGGCCGGTTGGACAAAGACACGTATCGCCTGGGCGGCGATTTGGGGATGGTGCGCGATAAATTTGCCGTCATTGCCGAAATCACCGATCGCTTTGCCGAGCTGCCGTAATTCAAAAATTCGGTTTTCATCTCTATTAGGCGCGGGGTATGGAGCGCAGGCATTTTCTCTTTGTGCCGTTTTCCGAATCACTCACCGAGGTCGTCCTGCGTTGCGAGGCGCAGAACGCCTGGTTCATCTTTCCGACGGCGGCGGCCAAGCGTGCAGCCTGGCAGGCATTTCAAAACTGCTGGCAGTTCGAGGAGACCCGCTTCCTGACCATGGAAGAGTGGAAGGAACTTCTCATTGCCGCCGACAAACCGCTGCTGAAAGAGGAGAAACGCACTCTGGCCTTTTATGCCTGCCTGGACGACGAGGATAAAAAAGCGCTTCACATTCAAGACTACTTTGACTGCATCGAACCGGCGCAGCAGTTTTTCGACTTTTGGGAAGAGTTCAACGAAGAGCTGCTCGCGGAGGAGATTGACGAGCAAAAGTTGATCCTCGGCGATGCGGAACTGATGCCCTGGCAACGCGACCTCTATACCCGTTTCCGCAACATCCGCGAAAAGTACCGCCGGTTCCTGGAAGACCAAGGCTTTTGCGATACGCTGTTCCTTCTCAAAGCCGATCTCTTGAACTGGGAAGCAATGGCGGATGTCGAGCACGTTTATTTTGTCAACCAATTTTACTATACGGCACTGGAACGCTCGCTGATCGACCGGCTGCTCGCGCGTTCTACAGATGTCACTCTCATCTATCAGCTGCCGGAAGAGCTGGTCGATCAGGAGACGCTTGCCGTGCATCCGTTCGACGTCTCCCGCTTGGGCAACGGCCGCAATGAGACCATCGAAATTATCGAATGCCCGAACGAAACCGTCATGACCTTAACGCTGATGCGGCTGACGGAACAGCGAAAGGTGCGGCACGTCGTCAATTTCAACGAACGGCTGGAACCGACCGCCGCCCTGCTCTCGCCGCGCTTCTTTCATGTGGGAGAAAGCCGACGTTTCGAACACACGTCGATTTTTCGCCTTCTAGCATCTCTGCATCGGCTGCTTGTCGGTCTCTATTTCGAACCGCTGCGAAAAAAGTTGCTGGTGCCGCTTGCCTCTGTCATCGATTTTCTTCTCGTCGACGAAACGGATCGCCTGTTGTTTAAGGATGATCCCCAACTTCGCCGCCGCGCCTTAGCTGCCTGCAACGACTATCTCGATCGGCAGATTCAATTCCTCGATCTGGACGGCAAAGTGTTCTATTTTTTCCCCAACCGT
This genomic interval carries:
- a CDS encoding phosphoribosylaminoimidazolesuccinocarboxamide synthase, which produces MDLSRLKKLNEGKTKIIYENPDDVKSVYMVFKDDITAGDGLKHDVIEGKAAIDWRTNKNIFEYLNRKGIPTHYLSSPAERVSLVRKLDFKINLEVVTRRIAAGSIVKWSRYAEGTRFDPVITQFHYKDDALHDPMLDEGYIDFIIRSKGSMEFDEMRRLNAAVFELLEKAFAHFKLQLVDFKLEYGLIDGRVTLIDEITGGSFRLWPYAKENPNLQQPNVLSELDPSGRLDKDTYRLGGDLGMVRDKFAVIAEITDRFAELP